Below is a genomic region from Thunnus albacares chromosome 4, fThuAlb1.1, whole genome shotgun sequence.
AATCCCCGGTATATCCTTTTTATTCACCTGGTGGTCAACGACATGATTGTAGTGACCCTGACCGTCATCCTGTTCATCGTCAGCTACACCCTCTACAAAATAAATGTCTCCGTCTGCTGCATCTACGTCCTGTTTCTTATTTTCACCACTGAAAACACTCCTCTAAACCTGGCCTGCATGGCAGTGGAGTGCTATATCGCCATCTGTCTTCCTCTTCGCCACACACAAATCTGTACCGTCAAGAGAACGTTAATGCTGATTGGTTTAATCTGGACGACAAGCATCATCTCTGGTATTCCTGATCTCTTCATCACCTTAGCCACAGAGCCGCTGGACTTCTTTCATTCCCGAGTCTTCTGCCTCAGAAAAAATGCCTTCCCACATCCTCTCCTTGTTAAGAAGAGGGATATCACATATATAACATTTCTAGTTATAGTCTGGATCACCATCTTTTACACTTactttaagatcctgttcacTGCAAAGACAGCTAACACAGATGCAAAGAAAGCCAGGGACACTATCCTCCTCCATGggtttcagctgctgctgtgtatgTCTTCATATGCAACAGCTCTGTTGAAAGATGCTCTGCAGCGATGGTTCCCTAAGAATTATGCAGACTCCCTCTTTGCTATCTACATTATAGTACAGATCCTGCCACGATCCATTAGTCCAATCATATATGGCATACGAGACAATACTTTCAGGAAGTACCTGAAAAGGCATCTATTGTGTAAAGTCAGCAAACCATAAGCAACCATTCATAGAGTATAACTGAGTCTCTCAAAGTAAACCTTTAGTCATCTACAAGATTCCCTTAGCACACTCCTCAGTCCATACAACTTAGCCTGTGCACTTCTTCCCATCACACTCTTGAGTGTGAGAGTCTAAAGTTCAGccagacacacagctgttatacatttttgtaaatccAGCCACCCATCCGCTTATCTGGGACCGGGTTGCAGTGGCATCAGACTGAACAaagaaacccagacatccttcctCCTGAGAGATCCCACAGTATGCCCAGGCCA
It encodes:
- the LOC122980927 gene encoding odorant receptor 131-2-like, yielding MNPRYILFIHLVVNDMIVVTLTVILFIVSYTLYKINVSVCCIYVLFLIFTTENTPLNLACMAVECYIAICLPLRHTQICTVKRTLMLIGLIWTTSIISGIPDLFITLATEPLDFFHSRVFCLRKNAFPHPLLVKKRDITYITFLVIVWITIFYTYFKILFTAKTANTDAKKARDTILLHGFQLLLCMSSYATALLKDALQRWFPKNYADSLFAIYIIVQILPRSISPIIYGIRDNTFRKYLKRHLLCKVSKP